In Chanodichthys erythropterus isolate Z2021 chromosome 18, ASM2448905v1, whole genome shotgun sequence, the following are encoded in one genomic region:
- the LOC137007135 gene encoding NLR family CARD domain-containing protein 3-like: protein MRMMLLRMNFIIIFCLLTVSSTTCIDLRDKTLYKSLRVVTSGSLQARFLQDIDKHYNWTNVSAVKGQSTAFNMSVYEKREEEEEEDVLRHRAASREPSCASVNSVESLIIPPNLTELETDEEIRPVTFTDSDCQTLIRQRVKDQHKTSMKNKYERLFEGIKLNENQTLLNRIYTQLYIIEGESEGVNEEHEEKDKIKTVLTKGIAGIGKTVSVQKFILDWAEGKANQDVDFMFVLPFRELNLVKDQQYSLHRLLLDFHPVLRDLDSKIYEECKVVFIFDGLDESRIALMFSDDDEKVRDVNESSSVGVLMSELIRGDLLPSALIWITSRPAAANQIPSKYINRLTEIQGFNEPQKEEYFRKRIRDDHQASRIISHIRRSRSLHIMCHIPVFCWISATVLQNLLKQDDTAEIPQTLTEMYMQFLLTQINMRNQKYDEKDPKKILKFNRDVIMKLAELAFKQLMKGNVMFYEEDLIESGIDVTDASVYSGICTEIFKEETVIHQRKVYCFIHLSFQEFLAALYLFYCYAVKNENSLKMFLNKRYQLYSEKNSLYELLKPAVDKSLQSENGHLHLFLRFLLGISLESNQRLLRDLLTHTENSSEIIKRITQYIKDIIKSDDCLSTDRCINLFLCLLEMKDQTLSREIQEFVKSENHSSNQLSPSHCSTIAYMLQISEEVLDEFDLNKYNTSDEGRMRLIPAVVNCRKALLAECDLTDKCCESLSSSLQSSNSLTELDLSYNDLQDSGVKLLSDGLIKSTHCQLNILRLSLCNLTDQCCESLSSCLKSSNSSLRELDLSHNDLQDSGVKLLSDGLKTVNCQLNKLRLSGCMVTEKGCCYLASALSLNPSHLSELDLSYNHPGQSLVKLISDPNYRLDKLKNYQKCPQSGVSSEDGETTAASWKWHSAMDETLLHSSCPYCLIWPRCCCGLFILSEPRASNKSIKNKT from the exons ATGAGGATGATGTTGTTGAGAATGAATTTCATCATTATTTTCTGTCTTCTGACTGTGTCATCGACTACATGCATTGATCTGAGAGATAAAACCCTCTACAAGTCCTTAAGGGTCGTGACCTCTGGCAGTCTTCAGGCCAGATTCCTCCAGGACATCGATAAACACTACAACTGGACGAATGTGTCAGCAGTTAAGG GACAG AGCACTGCCTTTAATATGAGTGTCTATGAGaagagagaggaggaggaggaggaggatgttCTGAGACACAGAGCAGCATCTCGCGAGCCCAGCTGTGCATCTGTGAATAGTGTCGAGTCCTTGATCATTCCCCCTAATCTCACTGA ATTGGAGACAGATGAAGAGATTAGACCTGTGACTTTCACTGACTCTGACTGTCAGACCCTCATCAGGCAGAGAGTCAAAGATCAACACAAAACCAGCATGAAGAACAAGTATGAGAGATTATTTGAGGGAATCAAACTAAATGAGAATCAAACCCTCCTGAACAGGATCTACACACAGCTCTACATCATAGAGGGAGAGAGTGAAGGGGTGAATGAAGAACATGAg GAGAAAGACAAAATCAAGACTGTTCTTACTAAAGGTATCGCTGGAATTGGAAAAACCGTCTCTGTGCAGAAGTTCATTCTGGACTGGGCCGAAGGAAAAGCCAATCAGGATGTAGATTTCATGTTTGTGCTTCCATTTCGAGAGCTGAACTTGGTTAAAGATCAGCAGTACAGTCTTCACAGACTTCTGCTGGACTTTCATCCTGTACTTCGAGATCTGGACTCAAAGATTTATGAGGAGTGTAAAGTTGTTTTCATCTTTGATGGTTTGGATGAAAGCAGAATTGCACTGATGTTTTCAGATGATGATGAGAAGGTTCGTGATGTGAATGAGTCTTCATCAGTGGGTGTGTTGATGTCAGAGCTCATCAGAGGAGACCTGCTTCCttctgctctcatctggatcacctccagaccagcagcagccaatcagatcccCTCAAAATACATCAACCGTCTGACAGAGATTCAAGGATTCAATGAGCCTCAGAAGGAGGAATATTTCAGGAAGAGAATCAGAGATGATCATCAAGCCAGCAGAATCATCTCACACATTAGAAGATCAAGAAGCCTCCACATCATGTGTCACATACCCGTCTTCTGCTGGATCTCAGCCACTGTCCTTCAAAACCTCTTGAAACAAGATGACACTGCAGAGATCCCtcaaactctgactgaaatgtaCATGCAGTTCCTGCTGACTCAGATCAACATGAGGAATCAGAAGTATGATGAGAAAGATCCAAAGAAAATCTTGAAGTTCAATAGAGATGTGATCATGAAACTTGCTGAACTGGCTTTCAAACAGCTGATGAAGGGCAATGTGATGTTCTATGAGGAGGACCTGATTGAGAGCGGCATAGACGTCACTGACGCCTCAGTGTATTCTGGGATTTGCACTGAGATATTTAAGGAGGAAACTGTGATTCATCAGAGGAAAGTCTACTGCTTCATTCATCTGAGCTTTCAGGAGTTTCTAGCTGCGTTATATCTGTTTTACTGCTATGCTGTCAAAAATGAGAACTCACTGAAGATGTTTCTGAATAAAAGATATCAGCTGTACAGTGAGAAAAACTCTCTGTATGAGTTATTAAAGCCTGCAGTTGATAAATCCTTACAGAGTGAAAATGGACacctgcatcttttcctgcggTTCCTGCTGGGCATCTCACTGGAGTCCAATCAGAGACTCTTACGGGATCtactgacacacacagagaacagCTCAGAGATAATCAAGAGAATCACACAGTACATTAAAGACATAATCAAGAGTGATGATTGTCTCTCAACTGACAGATGCATTAATCTGTTCCTCTGTCTGCTGGAAATGAAGGATCAGACTCTGTCCAGAGAGATTCAGGAGTTTGTGAAATCAGAGAATCACTCATCAAATCAACTCTCTCCTTCTCACTGCTCAACAATTGCCTACATGCTTCAGATATCAGAGGAGGTGCTGGATGAGTTTGATCTGAACAAATACAACACATCAGATGAGGGTAGAATGAGACTGATACCAGCTGTCGTGAACTGCAGAAAAGCTCT ACTTGCTGAATGCGATCTCACTGATAAATGCTGTGAAAGTTTGTCTTCTTCTCTACAATCATCAAACTCACTGACAGAGCTTGACCTGAGTTATAATGACCTGcaggattcaggagtgaagctACTCTCTGATGGTCTGATAAAGAGCACACACTGTCAACTCAACATACTGAG ATTGTCCCTCTGTAATCTCACTGATCAGTGCTGTGAAAGTTTGTCTTCGTGTCTAAAATCATCAAACTCCTCACTGAGAGAGCTGGACTTGAGTCACAATGATCTACAGGATTCAGGAGTTAAGCTTCTGTCAGATGGATTGAAGACTGTCAACTGTCAACTCAACAAACTGAG attaTCTGGCTGTATGGTGACAGAGAAAGGCTGTTGTTatctggcttcagctctgagtttaaacccctcacacctgagcGAGCTGGATCTGAGCTACAATCATCCAGGACAATCATTAGTCAAGCTGATCTCTGATCCAAACTACAGACTGGATAAACTCAA aaattatCAGAAATGTCCACAGTCTGGTGTGAGCTCTGAGGATGGGGAGACCACAGCAGCATCCTGGAAATGGCATAGTGCCATGGATGAGACCCTCCTTCACTCTTCCTGCCCTTACTGCCTCATCTGGCCCAGATGTTGCTGTGGTCTCTTCATCCTCAGTGAGCCCAGAGCATCTAACAAGAGCATCAAGAACAAAACTTGA